In a genomic window of Ralstonia insidiosa:
- a CDS encoding efflux transporter outer membrane subunit: protein MTGLPKFHVTALASTLTALLVGCSLAPTYERPAMDLPAHWQTEAPWRAAQPADDAPKGPWWQRFNDPQLDKLIEQALRENQSLKVALTNLEQAQAVTRVARASLLPTVTASSNDARTRTSAFRPLASYSSPTMSTVQDDFVLRADVSYEADLFGRVRNTVSNAKASEEQAAANLENFRLLLAAQVATTWYNLRETDAEIAVVQEGLALQRKALDFVTSRHQDGVASGLDLAQQQALVDSTATQAELLTKQRAQYEHALATLVGTPAPAFHIDPVPLAGTPPAIPVALPSDVIERRPDVAAAERGAAAANAQVGVARAAFFPSVMLSGGAGWESRDLALLFSAPTLLWSFGTQIAQTVFDAGRTSARVDFANAAYQGSIANYRQTVLGALQEVEDGLAGLQSLDRAATQARAAVASARKVYDIASVRYEGGLATSLDVITAQQSLLNNQRTAVQILGQQLTTSVFLVKAVGGDWNHPTMPPSAKR, encoded by the coding sequence ATGACCGGGCTGCCCAAGTTCCATGTGACCGCATTGGCATCCACGCTCACCGCCCTGCTGGTGGGCTGCTCGCTCGCGCCAACCTACGAGCGCCCGGCCATGGACCTGCCCGCGCACTGGCAGACCGAGGCCCCCTGGCGCGCCGCGCAACCCGCCGACGATGCCCCCAAGGGCCCATGGTGGCAGCGCTTCAATGATCCGCAGCTCGACAAGCTGATCGAGCAAGCGCTGCGCGAGAACCAGTCGCTCAAGGTGGCACTGACCAATCTGGAGCAGGCCCAAGCCGTCACGCGCGTGGCGCGCGCCAGCCTGCTGCCAACGGTCACTGCCAGCAGCAACGACGCACGCACCCGCACGTCCGCCTTCCGGCCGCTTGCGTCGTACAGCAGTCCGACCATGTCGACGGTGCAGGACGACTTCGTCCTGCGTGCCGACGTCAGTTACGAAGCCGATCTGTTCGGCCGCGTGCGCAACACCGTCAGCAACGCCAAGGCCAGCGAAGAACAGGCTGCGGCCAACCTGGAAAACTTTCGCCTGTTGCTGGCCGCGCAAGTGGCCACCACCTGGTACAACCTGCGCGAGACCGATGCCGAAATCGCCGTCGTGCAGGAGGGCCTGGCCCTGCAGCGCAAGGCGCTCGATTTCGTCACCTCACGCCATCAGGACGGCGTGGCCTCTGGCCTGGACCTCGCGCAACAGCAAGCGCTGGTCGACAGCACCGCCACACAGGCTGAGCTGCTGACCAAGCAGCGTGCGCAGTATGAGCACGCGCTGGCCACATTGGTCGGCACGCCCGCCCCCGCGTTCCACATCGACCCCGTACCGCTGGCAGGAACACCGCCCGCAATTCCGGTGGCGCTGCCGTCCGACGTGATTGAACGCCGCCCTGACGTGGCCGCCGCTGAACGCGGTGCCGCCGCCGCCAACGCACAGGTGGGGGTGGCGCGCGCCGCGTTCTTCCCCAGCGTGATGCTGAGCGGTGGCGCCGGCTGGGAAAGCCGTGATCTCGCACTGCTGTTCAGTGCGCCCACGCTGCTGTGGTCGTTCGGCACACAGATCGCGCAGACGGTGTTTGACGCCGGCCGCACAAGCGCGCGCGTGGACTTTGCGAATGCCGCGTACCAAGGCTCGATCGCCAACTATCGGCAGACGGTGCTGGGCGCGTTGCAGGAAGTGGAAGATGGATTGGCCGGCCTGCAATCGCTCGACCGTGCCGCGACGCAAGCGCGCGCAGCCGTCGCCAGCGCCCGCAAGGTCTACGACATTGCCAGCGTGCGCTATGAAGGCGGGCTGGCGACGTCGCTGGACGTGATCACCGCGCAGCAGTCGCTGCTGAACAACCAGCGTACGGCGGTGCAGATCCTGGGGCAGCAACTGACGACCAGCGTGTTCCTCGTCAAGGCAGTGGGTGGGGATTGGAACCACCCCACCATGCCGCCATCGGCCAAGCGTTAA